DNA sequence from the Sneathiella sp. P13V-1 genome:
CTGAACATTGAACTTAAATACTACCAAGGCGCCGCAGTTATAGAACATGTTAGCCGCGTATCTAAGCCTGGTCGCCGCGTTTATTCAGGTGTTAAAGATCTGCCTACAGTCCGCAACGGGCTGGGTATTTCCATCCTGTCTACACCACGTGGTGTTCTTTCTGACAGTGAAGCACGTGACGCCAATGTTGGCGGCGAAGTGCTTTGCAAAGTCTACTAGGAGGAATAAATGTCTCGTATTGGTAAACACCCAGTTACGGTTCCTTCTGGTGTTGACGTTCAGATGAACGACAAAGATGTGACTGTAAAGGGTAGTAAAGGCGTTCTGAGCATGACTTTCGTCGATGACGTAGTTGTAGAACGCGAAGAAGACAAAATCTGGGTTAAGCCTGGTAATGACAGCAAACGCGCTCGTCAGATGTGGGGTATGCAACGCACTCTGCTTGCCAACCTCGTTGAAGGCGTAAGCAATGGCTTCACTAAGAAGCTGGATGTTGTAGGCGTTGGTTATCGTGCAGCTGTTCAGGGTAATTCTCTGAACTTGAACCTGGGCTTCAGTCATGACATTAACTACCCGATCCCTGAAGGTATTGAGGTTAAATGTCCGTCTGCTACAGCGATCGAAATTTCTGGTGCTGACAAACAGAAAGTTGGTCAAGTGGCTGCTGAAATCCGGTCTTATCGTAAACCTGAGCCATACAAAGGTAAGGGTGTTAAATATGCGGATGAATACATCTTCCGTAAAGAAGGTAAGAAGAAATAGGACACGACCATGGCTAAAACTCTTTCATTGTTTGAGCGCCGTCGTCGCAGGACACGGGCACAGATCCGTAAAGTCGCAGGCGATCGCCCACGGCTTTCCGTTCACAGAACTAATAAGCAGATTTACGTTCAGGTAATTGATGATGTTGCAGGTAAAACACTTGCTGCTGCATCCACGCTTGAAACTGATCTGCGCGGTTCATTGAAATCTGGTGGCAACATTGATGCTGCAACTGCGGTTGGGAAACTGATTGCAGAGCGTGCTGTTAAAGCTGGAGTAAAAGAAGTCGCATTTGACCGCGGCGGATATCAGTATCACGGCCGCGTCAAGGCCCTAGCCGAGGCCGCCCGTGAAGGCGGGCTGTCCTTCTAGGAGTGGTGAATATGAGACCAGATCAAAACGAAAAAACCGAATCCGAGTTCGTCGATCGCCTTGTCCACATCAACCGTGTGGCCAAAGTGGTAAAAGGCGGACGTCGGTTCAGCTTTGCTGCCCTCGTGGTAGTAGGTGACCAGAAAGGTCGCGTAGGATACGGTCACGGTAAAGCCCGTGAGGTACCCGAAGCGATTCAGAAGGCCACTGAAGCTGCAAAACGCAATATGATCCGCGTTCCACTGCGTGAAGGTCGGACACTGCACCACGATACAACCGGCACTTTCGGTGCTGGTAATGTGGTCCTTCGTTCCGCGCCTCCAGGTACTGGTATCATCGCGGGTGGTCCAATGCGTGCTGTATTCGAAACACTCGGTGTGCAGGACGTTGTGACTAAATCCGTTGGTACTTCCAACGCTTACAACATGATCGAAGCTACCTTCGTTGCTCTGAGAAACATGAGCTCTCCTCGTCAGGTTGCGGCCAAGCGCGGTAAGAAAGTATCTGAAATCGTCGGTCGTCGTAGCGGCGAAGCTGTGAAGGAGAACGCAGATGGCTAAGGCAAAGGCAACTGTTAAGGTTACCCAAACCGGCAGTCCAATCGGACGTCACAAGTCACAGCGCGCTACTCTGGTAGGTCTTGGTCTTAACAAGATGCACCGGACTGTTGAGCTGGAAGATACACCATCCATCCGCGGGATGATCAACAAAGTTGCTCACCTCGTGCGGATTGAAGAAGCCTAAGGGCTTCTGAGCGGATAAGGAATATTAACATGCAGTTGAATCAGATCTCTGATAATCAGGGCGCTACTAAAAACCGTAAACGTGTTGGCCGTGGTATTGGTTCTGGTAAGGGTAAAACCTCCGGTGCCGGTCAAAAAGGTCAGAAGTCACGTTCTGGTGTAGCGATTAAAGGTTTTGAAGGCGGCCAGATGCCAATCCACCGCCGTCTGCCTAAACGCGGTTTCAATAACATCTTCCGTAAAGATTTTGCGGTTGCCAACATTGGTCGCATCCAGACAGCAATTGACGCTGGTAAATTGGACGCTTCCGCAACGATCACCATTCCTATGCTTCAGGAAGCCGGTGTAGTTGGTAAAGTCGTAGACGGTGTTCGTCTTCTGGCTAAAGGTGAGCTGACAGCCAAAATCAACGTAGAAGTTTCAGGCGCTTCCAAAGGTGCTGTTGAAGCTGTTGAGAAAGCAGGCGGATCCGTTACTGTTACGGGCCCAGTCAAAGCAAAAAAAGGCGAATAATTAACGCTTCGGGGCAGCTTGATCAGCTGCCCCCTTTTAATCTGGAGTAACACCACATGGCGTCAGCAGCAGAACAAATGGCTTCTACAATGAACTTCGGGGCTTTCTCAAAAGCTACTGAACTCAAGAAGCGTTTGTGGTTTACGCTTTTCGCGCTTATCGTCTATCGCATTGGTACTTACATACCGGTTCCTGGGGTTGACCCAACCGTACTTGCTGATGTGTTTCAACAGAATTCCGGTGGTGTCCTCGGAATGTTTGACGTGTTCTCAGGTGGTGCGCTTGGTCGCATGACCATTTTCGCGTTGAACATTATGCCTTACATCTCTGCTTCTATTATCATGCAGTTGATGACGTCTCTGTCTCCTCAATTGGGTCAGCTCAAAAAAGAAGGGGAAGCGGGACGCAAAAAAATCAATCAATATACACGCTACGGCACAGTACTTCTGGCAACTGTTCAGGGGTACGGTATCGCAGTTGGTCTGGAAGGACTTTCATTGTCCTCTGGTCAGTCTGCGGTAATTGATCCTGGCCTGTATTTCCGTCTGGTAACTGTGATTACCCTCGTAGGCGGAACAGTTTTCCTGATGTGGCTGGGTGAGCAGATCACTGCCCGCGGAGTCGGTAACGGTATCTCACTAATTATTTTCTCTGGCATTGTGGCTGCCTTGCCTGGCGCCCTAGTCGGAACATTGGAACTCGGCCGTACTGGGCAGCTTTCAAGTGTAATTATCCTGTTCCTTCTTATCCTGTCAGTGGGCGTGATCGCGTTCATCGTGTTCATGGAACGCGCACAGCGCCGGGTGCTCGTACAGTATCCAAAACGTCAACGTGGTAACAAAACTTATGGTGGACAGAATTCTCATCTGCCATTGAAGCTGAACACTGCAGGTGTTATTCCGCCGATCTTCGCCTCCTCTTTGTTGTTGATGCCAACTACAGTTGCAGGTTTCTCTGCGGGTACAGGCCCTGAATGGCTGACGACTGTAACTGTGTTGCTCGGACACGGAACACCTTTGTATATGCTGATGTACATTGCAGGTATCGTGTTCTTCTGCTTCTTCTACACAGCCGTCGTATTTAACCCAGATGAGACTGCTGATAACCTCAAGAAAAATGGTGGTTTCGTTCCAGGGATTCGTCCAGGTGCCAGAACTTCGGAATATCTGGACTATGTATTGACACGTTTGACGGTCGTTGGTGCGGCATATCTGTCACTTGTTTGTATTTTGCCAGAACTTCTGATCTCACAATGGGCAGTGCCGTTCTATTTCGGTGGTACTTCTCTTTTGATCGTTGTTTCTGTTACTATGGACACAACTGCACAAATTCAAAGCCATCTGCTGGCGCACCAGTATGAAGGGCTCATCAAAAAAGCTAACCTTGGGGGGCGGCGTAAATGATTTTAATACTTCTGGGAGCGCCGGGCGCGGGCAAAGGAACACAGGCTCAGCGACTTGAAGACGCACATGGACTGATTCAATTGTCCACTGGCGATATGCTGCGCGCGGCTGTTAAGGCCGAAACAGAAGTAGGCCTAAAAGCCAAGGAAGTTATGAATAAAGGTCAGCTGGTATCAGACGACATCATGGTGGGAATCATCTCTGAGCGTCTTGACCAATCTGATTGTAAAAACGGAGTAATTCTGGATGGTTTCCCTCGTACAGAAGCCCAGGCAGAAGCCCTGGATCAGCTTTTGAACGATAAGGGGCTGTCCCTGAATGCAGTCATCGAAATGAAAACAGATGACGCGGTGCTTGTAGAACGCATTACGGGGCGTTATACATGTGCCAAATGTGGAGCCGGTTATCACGACAGTTTCTTGAAACCGGCAGTCGAAGGTGTGTGTGATAAATGCGGTGGTACCGAATTTACGCGCCGTAGTGATGACAAGGCGGAAACTGTAAAGTCTCGTCTGGAAGCGTATCACAATCAGACCGCACCCTTGCTCCCATATTACAAAGACAAGGGTATTCTGAAGCAAGTCGACGGAATGGCCGAAATTGACGAAGTCACACACCAGATTGAAGCCGTAATTAAACAAATCTAGGTGTTGACTACTTACGACAAATTTATATAATCGCGCGCTTCTCGGAAGCGTGTGAAGCGACGGGTCGATTTGACCTGAAAGAGTTATGAGGAGAAACTAGCGTGGCTCGTATTGCTGGTGTAAATATCCCGACTAATAAGCGGGTACATATTGCACTGACTTATATTCACGGTATCGGCCCTAAAAAGGCGAATGATATCTGTGGTGCAGTTGGTATTGCAGAAGAAACTCGCGTCAACGCTCTAAGCGACGCAGAAGTAGTGCGTATTCGTGAAGAGATTGATGCAAACCACGTCGTGGAAGGTGATCTGCGTCGTGAGACTGCCATGAACATCAAACGTTTGATGGATCTTGGTTGCTACCGCGGTCTGCGCCACCGTCGTGGTCTGCCTGTTCGTGGGCAGCGTACACACACAAATGCTCGTACTCGTAAGGGTCCAGCTAAGCCTATTGCAGGAAAGAAGAAGTAACATGGCACGTGATAAGTCTCGTATCCGCCGTCGTGAGCGGAAGAACATCATCTCTGGTGTTGCACACGTAAGTGCTAGCTTCAACAATACTAAAATCATGATTACTGATGCACAGGGCAATGCTATTGCATGGTCTTCTGCAGGTGCTCAGGGTTTCCGTGGTTCACGTAAATCTACCCCATTTGCTGCCCAGATTGCTGCTGAAGATGCAGGTAAAAAGGCGCAGGAACATGGTATGAAAACTCTGGAAGTAGAAGTTAAAGGTCCTGGTTCAGGACGTGAATCAGCTCTGCGCGCGCTGCAGGCTGTTGGCTTCACAATCACTTCCATTCGTGATGTGTCTCCTATTCCTCACAACGGATGTCGCCCACCTAAGCGTCGTCGCGTATAAGAGGAAATTTGGCGGGAGAAATTATTCTTCCGTCTTTTGTTGAGATTTCGCAGACCCGAAGTGGGTCTGCTTAACTATGAGGTCAACGCCGTGATTGTTCAAAACTGGAAAGACCTGATCCAGGCAAATCTGTCGGTTGAGCCGGGAGTGGATCCGGGACGCGAAGCGACAATTGTTGTCGAACCACTTGAAAGAGGGTTCGGGCTGACACTTGGTAACGCTCTGCGCCGTATTCTGCTGTCCAGCCTTCAGGGTGCTGCGATTACGTCCATTCAGATTAACAACGTTCTGCATGAGTTCTCCTCCATTGCAGGTGTTCGGGAAGATGTTACAGACATCATCCTCAATCTGAAGAAACTGGCTATTAGAAGCCATGTTGAAGGACCTAAGAAGATCTCTCTGAAAGCCACAGGTCCTTGTGCGGTGACAGCGGGAATGATCGATATGGGAGCTGATATCGAGATCATGGATCCTGAAAAAGTGATTATGCATCTTGATGACGGCGCGACCATTGATATGGAAATGACTGTCAACACAGGTAAAGGCTACGTCTCAGGCGCACAGAATCGCCCAGAGGACGCCAAAATTGGCCAGATCCCAATGGACAGCCTGTACAGCCCGGTTACTAAAGTGACTTACAACGTGGAACAAACACGTTCAGGTCAGGTTCTGGACTATGACAAGCTGACGTTGAAAGTTATGACCAACGGAACAGTGAGCCCGGAAGATGCCGTGGCCTTTGCTGCCCGAATCCTTCAAGAGCAACTTCAACTGTTCATCAACTTTGATGAGCCAGAAGAAGTGGTTGAGAAGGAAGAGGATAAAGAGCCCGAACTTAATCCAAATCTTCTTCGTAAAGTGGAAGAACTGGAACTTACAGTTCGCTCTACAAACTGTCTGAAAAACGACAATATCGTTTACATCGGCGATCTCATTCAGAAAACAGAAGCAGAAATGCTGCGTACACCGAACTTCGGTCGTAAATCCTGTAACGAGATCAAAGAAGTTTTGGCAGGCATGGGTCTGCACCTCGGAATGGAAGTACCAAATTGGCCGCCTGAGAATATCGATGAGCTGGCTCGTAAGTACTCAGAAGACTAACATTTATGAAGAAAGGGGGCAGGGGCACCTGTCCTCCTTGGAGTAGAGAATATGCGGCATCGTAAATCTGGACGTCGGTTTAGCCGATCTTCCTCACACCGTCAGGCAATGTTTGCCAACATGGCAGCTTCCCTGATCAAACACGAACAGATCAAAACAACTTTGCCTAAAGCAAAGGATCTGCGTCCGATCGTTGAAAAACTGATCACTCTTGGTAAACGTGGTGACCTGCACGCTCGTCGTCAGGCTCTGGCAGTACTGTCCGAAAAAGCTATCGTCGACAAACTGTTCTCCACAATTGCTGAACGTTATGCAGACCGCCCTGGTGGATACACACGTATTTTGAAAGCTGGCTTCCGTACAGGTGACGCGGCTGCAATGGGTTTCATCGAACTGGTTGATCGCGACGTAGACGCAAAAGGTCAAGACAGTGGCCCAGTTCAGGGTGACGAAGAAGTTCTCGAAGCAGAAGCTGTAGCTTAACGGCCGATCTTCGTTCAAAGTTTAAAAGGGCAGCTATTTAGCTGCCCTTTTTCTTTGTCTAGCTACTTGGCAGCAGCGCCTCTGAGAATATCGAAAATTAGCCCTACACCTTTTTCAATAAGAAGAACGTCATCACCGACGATTACTCGCTCCAGCGTTTCAGATAGCTTTGGCAGGCGACTTTCAAGGTCAGAGGGCAATTCCCTTTTATCGAGACCAGGTGGTAACTTCCCATTTTTCTCCAGCTGCTTTTGAAGTCCAGGTGGTAATTCGTCACGTTTTGCAAGCCCTGGCGGGAGGCCTTTCTTATTTTTCTTTCCTTTACTAGCCTTTTTGTTCGTCTTTTCTTCTTCTTCACGCTTTCCTTTGAAGAAATCCTCAATGATCCGCTTTTCCGCTTCTGAGAATATTCGGCCGGTCCGTTCACTGGATTGAGTTGACGCCTGCTTGCTATATGAAATAGTTGGCAGGGTAAAAGAAAGTGCCAGTGCTGAGCAGGCCGCTACCAATAATCTTTTAGATGACATCATTCAGATTCTCCAGGATTGCAAATACTCAATTGAAACTATACATCACACAAACATAAGTCCAAAATTGGGCAAAGGCGAGTTCCGAGAATATATTAGATGAATACCACAATGACAGACCGACAAAAGAATCAACTATCACCCATTCAAAAGATTGCAATTGCCGTGCTCTTAAAGATGCTGGTTATTGGGGCGATCGTTTTCTTCGTTGTCACCTCTGTTATGGCAAAGGAAACACGCGTCGTTCCAGCTAACAAACAAGAGGTGCAGTTGTCTTACTCACCGCTCGTCAAACAGGCGGCCCCAGCGGTAGTAAACATCTTTACAAGGAAGACAGTTGTTCAAACACAGAGACGCTCTCTGTTCAATGATCCTTTCTTTGAACAATTCTTTGGTAGAACGGCTCCTACGAAGAAGAAAAAGAAAACGCAAAATTCCTTGGGGTCAGGTGTGCTTGTCAGTTCTGACGGAATAGTTGTGACCAACTATCATGTTGTTGCGGGTGCAGATGAAATTACAGTTGCGCTGAATGACAGGCGAGAGTTTGACGCTCACCTTATTCTGGAAGACGAGCAAACTGATCTGGCTGTCCTAAAAATTGATCCGGGTAACGAAAAATTCCCATATCTTGAATTCCATAACTCCGATGAATTGGAAGTCGGTGACCTCGTCCTTGCGATTGGGAATCCCTTTGGTGTCGGGCAAACAGTAACAAGTGGGATCGTTTCGGCGCTTGATCGAAGTGCGGGCGGCAAGACGAGCATAGAGAATTTCATTCAAACCGATGCCGCGATTAATCCAGGAAACTCTGGCGGTGCTTTGCTGACCATGCAAGGTACTTTGGCTGGGATCAATTCAGCCATCTTCAGTAAAAGTGGTGGGTCATTGGGGATCGGTTTTGCGATCCCGTCTAATCTGGTGCAGTCCGTTCTTGAAAACGGTCTGGCGAATGGTCGGGTCGTTCGCCCTTGGTTAGGGGCTAACGGACAGGCGATAACTCAAGAACTAGCAACCGGGCTTGGGATGGAACGTCCAACGGGTGTTCTGATTAGCAATATTTACAAAGGCAGTGCAGCAGACCTCAGTGGTATTCGAATTAATGATGTCGTGGCCAGTATCAATGGCTATGAAGTGGTTGATATGAAATCTGTTCTTTTCCGTATGTCGACAGGACGGTTGGGAGAGAAAGCAGAGTTTGCTATCATTCGAAATGGTCAGGAGTTGACATTGCAAGTACCGCTGATGGCAGCTCCCAGAGACCCTGCGCCTTCACCAAAGGTTCTGACAGGACAGCAACCTATGGCGGGTGCCGTTGTCGCCAACCTTTCCCCCGCATTGGCGCAAGATATGAGGATGTCCCCCTTCATTAAAGGGGTTGTCGTCACAGATGTACAACGCGGTAGCATTGCTGCACGCCAAGGGTTCCGGAAACGGGATGTCGTAACTGAGATTAACGGGCAGAATGTTCTGGAAAACAGTAATGTGCAGGCTATGTTGGATAATGCTGAGGAGGGATGGGAAATCATTCTGCTCAGAAATGGCCGCAAAGCTGTGCTGAGGCTTTCAAGGTGAGTGATCTTTTCGCGAGCGATAGTTCAGGTGAATTAGCAGGGGGAGCAGTCCCTCTGGCAGAGAAACTGCGCCCGCGAAAATTGGAAGAAGTTGTGGGCCAGGATCATCTGCTAGGTAAAGGTGGCACACTTTCACAGATGCTACAAAGCGGGTGGCTGCCTTCACTGATTTTCTGGGGGCCTCCAGGAACTGGTAAAACAACGATCGCACGATTGCTCGCCGAACAGGCGGATCTTCATTTTGAACAGATATCAGCCGTGTTTTCTGGTGTTGCAGATCTGAAAAAAGCGTTCGAAGCAGCGAAGCTTAGAAAACAAAATGGCAAGCAAACGTTGCTATTTGTCGATGAGATCCATCGGTTCAACAGATCACAACAAGATGGTTTTCTCCCATTTGTTGAAAACGGCACAATTACATTGGTCGGTGCAACGACGGAAAACCCATCGTTTGAGCTTAATGGCGCGTTGCTCTCTCGGTGTCAGGTGTTGGTGCTTGAACGGCATGATGAAAACTCCCTTCGAAAGATCCTGGTCCGCGCTGAAGAAGTTGAAGGGCGTCAGGTGCCGCTTAAGAACGCAGCGATTGATAAGTTGATGGATCTGGCTGATGGGGATGGGCGGTTTTTCCTCAATATGGTGGAAACTGTATATCGCAGTGCAGACCATAATCTGGATGTAGAGGAACTGATCAAACTCGTCTCCAAACGTGCGCCTGCATACGATAAAGACAAGGAAGGGCATTACAATCTGATCAGCGCCCTTCATAAGTCGTTGCGTGGATCAGACGTGGATGCGGCGCTTTACTGGTTTTCCCGAATGATGGATGGCGGTGAAGATCCACTTTATATTGCACGGCGGTTGGTACGTTTTGCGGTTGAGGATATTGGCATGGCAGATCCACAGGCATTGGTGCAGGCAAATGCAGCGAAAGAGGCGTATCAGTTCTTGGGAAGTCCAGAAGGCGATCTGGCAATAGGTCAGGCCGTTATTTATCTCGCGACAGCGCCAAAATCCAATGCGGCTTATGCAGCATTTAAGATGGCCGCAAAATCAGCTCGCAAAAATGGCTCTCACATGCCTCCAAAACACATCTTGAACGCGCCAACCAATTTGATGAAGGATCTGGGTTATGGAAAAAACTATGCCTATGATCATGACGCAGAAGATGGTTTTTCTGGTCAGAATTATTTCCCGGATGAAATGAAGAGGGAAAATTATTATCAGCCAGTGGAACGCGGGTTCGAGAGAGATATCCAGCGCCGCTTGGAATATTGGTCTAATTTACGTAGTAAGCGTAACACCGAAGGGGGAAGCTGATGTCTATGTATATATCCATTGCC
Encoded proteins:
- the rplF gene encoding 50S ribosomal protein L6, which produces MSRIGKHPVTVPSGVDVQMNDKDVTVKGSKGVLSMTFVDDVVVEREEDKIWVKPGNDSKRARQMWGMQRTLLANLVEGVSNGFTKKLDVVGVGYRAAVQGNSLNLNLGFSHDINYPIPEGIEVKCPSATAIEISGADKQKVGQVAAEIRSYRKPEPYKGKGVKYADEYIFRKEGKKK
- the rpsH gene encoding 30S ribosomal protein S8, producing the protein MRLSDPLGDMLTRIRNGQRANKGSVKSPSSKLRINVLETLKREGYIRGYEVTDNGDGKSELNIELKYYQGAAVIEHVSRVSKPGRRVYSGVKDLPTVRNGLGISILSTPRGVLSDSEARDANVGGEVLCKVY
- a CDS encoding DNA-directed RNA polymerase subunit alpha, which produces MIVQNWKDLIQANLSVEPGVDPGREATIVVEPLERGFGLTLGNALRRILLSSLQGAAITSIQINNVLHEFSSIAGVREDVTDIILNLKKLAIRSHVEGPKKISLKATGPCAVTAGMIDMGADIEIMDPEKVIMHLDDGATIDMEMTVNTGKGYVSGAQNRPEDAKIGQIPMDSLYSPVTKVTYNVEQTRSGQVLDYDKLTLKVMTNGTVSPEDAVAFAARILQEQLQLFINFDEPEEVVEKEEDKEPELNPNLLRKVEELELTVRSTNCLKNDNIVYIGDLIQKTEAEMLRTPNFGRKSCNEIKEVLAGMGLHLGMEVPNWPPENIDELARKYSED
- the rpmD gene encoding 50S ribosomal protein L30: MAKAKATVKVTQTGSPIGRHKSQRATLVGLGLNKMHRTVELEDTPSIRGMINKVAHLVRIEEA
- the rplR gene encoding 50S ribosomal protein L18 — translated: MAKTLSLFERRRRRTRAQIRKVAGDRPRLSVHRTNKQIYVQVIDDVAGKTLAAASTLETDLRGSLKSGGNIDAATAVGKLIAERAVKAGVKEVAFDRGGYQYHGRVKALAEAAREGGLSF
- the rplO gene encoding 50S ribosomal protein L15; translated protein: MQLNQISDNQGATKNRKRVGRGIGSGKGKTSGAGQKGQKSRSGVAIKGFEGGQMPIHRRLPKRGFNNIFRKDFAVANIGRIQTAIDAGKLDASATITIPMLQEAGVVGKVVDGVRLLAKGELTAKINVEVSGASKGAVEAVEKAGGSVTVTGPVKAKKGE
- the rpsE gene encoding 30S ribosomal protein S5 → MRPDQNEKTESEFVDRLVHINRVAKVVKGGRRFSFAALVVVGDQKGRVGYGHGKAREVPEAIQKATEAAKRNMIRVPLREGRTLHHDTTGTFGAGNVVLRSAPPGTGIIAGGPMRAVFETLGVQDVVTKSVGTSNAYNMIEATFVALRNMSSPRQVAAKRGKKVSEIVGRRSGEAVKENADG
- the rpsK gene encoding 30S ribosomal protein S11, which produces MARDKSRIRRRERKNIISGVAHVSASFNNTKIMITDAQGNAIAWSSAGAQGFRGSRKSTPFAAQIAAEDAGKKAQEHGMKTLEVEVKGPGSGRESALRALQAVGFTITSIRDVSPIPHNGCRPPKRRRV
- the rplQ gene encoding 50S ribosomal protein L17, with the translated sequence MRHRKSGRRFSRSSSHRQAMFANMAASLIKHEQIKTTLPKAKDLRPIVEKLITLGKRGDLHARRQALAVLSEKAIVDKLFSTIAERYADRPGGYTRILKAGFRTGDAAAMGFIELVDRDVDAKGQDSGPVQGDEEVLEAEAVA
- a CDS encoding Do family serine endopeptidase, translating into MTDRQKNQLSPIQKIAIAVLLKMLVIGAIVFFVVTSVMAKETRVVPANKQEVQLSYSPLVKQAAPAVVNIFTRKTVVQTQRRSLFNDPFFEQFFGRTAPTKKKKKTQNSLGSGVLVSSDGIVVTNYHVVAGADEITVALNDRREFDAHLILEDEQTDLAVLKIDPGNEKFPYLEFHNSDELEVGDLVLAIGNPFGVGQTVTSGIVSALDRSAGGKTSIENFIQTDAAINPGNSGGALLTMQGTLAGINSAIFSKSGGSLGIGFAIPSNLVQSVLENGLANGRVVRPWLGANGQAITQELATGLGMERPTGVLISNIYKGSAADLSGIRINDVVASINGYEVVDMKSVLFRMSTGRLGEKAEFAIIRNGQELTLQVPLMAAPRDPAPSPKVLTGQQPMAGAVVANLSPALAQDMRMSPFIKGVVVTDVQRGSIAARQGFRKRDVVTEINGQNVLENSNVQAMLDNAEEGWEIILLRNGRKAVLRLSR
- a CDS encoding adenylate kinase, with the protein product MILILLGAPGAGKGTQAQRLEDAHGLIQLSTGDMLRAAVKAETEVGLKAKEVMNKGQLVSDDIMVGIISERLDQSDCKNGVILDGFPRTEAQAEALDQLLNDKGLSLNAVIEMKTDDAVLVERITGRYTCAKCGAGYHDSFLKPAVEGVCDKCGGTEFTRRSDDKAETVKSRLEAYHNQTAPLLPYYKDKGILKQVDGMAEIDEVTHQIEAVIKQI
- a CDS encoding replication-associated recombination protein A, encoding MSDLFASDSSGELAGGAVPLAEKLRPRKLEEVVGQDHLLGKGGTLSQMLQSGWLPSLIFWGPPGTGKTTIARLLAEQADLHFEQISAVFSGVADLKKAFEAAKLRKQNGKQTLLFVDEIHRFNRSQQDGFLPFVENGTITLVGATTENPSFELNGALLSRCQVLVLERHDENSLRKILVRAEEVEGRQVPLKNAAIDKLMDLADGDGRFFLNMVETVYRSADHNLDVEELIKLVSKRAPAYDKDKEGHYNLISALHKSLRGSDVDAALYWFSRMMDGGEDPLYIARRLVRFAVEDIGMADPQALVQANAAKEAYQFLGSPEGDLAIGQAVIYLATAPKSNAAYAAFKMAAKSARKNGSHMPPKHILNAPTNLMKDLGYGKNYAYDHDAEDGFSGQNYFPDEMKRENYYQPVERGFERDIQRRLEYWSNLRSKRNTEGGS
- the secY gene encoding preprotein translocase subunit SecY, giving the protein MASAAEQMASTMNFGAFSKATELKKRLWFTLFALIVYRIGTYIPVPGVDPTVLADVFQQNSGGVLGMFDVFSGGALGRMTIFALNIMPYISASIIMQLMTSLSPQLGQLKKEGEAGRKKINQYTRYGTVLLATVQGYGIAVGLEGLSLSSGQSAVIDPGLYFRLVTVITLVGGTVFLMWLGEQITARGVGNGISLIIFSGIVAALPGALVGTLELGRTGQLSSVIILFLLILSVGVIAFIVFMERAQRRVLVQYPKRQRGNKTYGGQNSHLPLKLNTAGVIPPIFASSLLLMPTTVAGFSAGTGPEWLTTVTVLLGHGTPLYMLMYIAGIVFFCFFYTAVVFNPDETADNLKKNGGFVPGIRPGARTSEYLDYVLTRLTVVGAAYLSLVCILPELLISQWAVPFYFGGTSLLIVVSVTMDTTAQIQSHLLAHQYEGLIKKANLGGRRK
- the rpsM gene encoding 30S ribosomal protein S13, whose amino-acid sequence is MARIAGVNIPTNKRVHIALTYIHGIGPKKANDICGAVGIAEETRVNALSDAEVVRIREEIDANHVVEGDLRRETAMNIKRLMDLGCYRGLRHRRGLPVRGQRTHTNARTRKGPAKPIAGKKK